Proteins encoded together in one Clostridia bacterium window:
- a CDS encoding helicase-related protein, translating into MRFIPHDYPDRIRRLRAKLGLSQKRLAELLGVSFASVNRWENGQARPNRLAWAQILRLEMEGLEGLHKPALPGGSGLPTDAALAAEDRATYRPSAAPPEPMPGPMDFSAPSEIVRLAVEAERLTYGHLFSPAFATETSRIDPLPHQRLAVYEHMLPQPRLRFLLADDAGAGKTIMTGLYIREMLARRLIRRVLIVPPAGLVGNWQRELRTLFSLPFKIVTGAEARAGNPFTGPEGDLVIVSLDTLAGPPTFSRLGEPGVEPYDLVVFDEAHKLAADRNPDFTVRKTDRYRLAEAIAGASDDPDWMLPWRCHHLLLLTATPHMGKDFPYFCLWRLLEPEILPTVDAFNAYPEPARRRHFLRRTKEEMVRFDGTPIYPKRESRTLSYDLGPAEQQLYEATTSYIRTYYSRARILNRSAARLAMSIFQRRLASSTWALLRSLERRLEKLDGLIEDIQSGRLTEEQLAAYQRKLDKTPDVLDRMTADEEEPQEGREQNEVAEDQALTGVVATSLAELQAERGEVSHLLGLARRVLASGEESKFEKLREVVQDERFQDEKILIFTEHRDTLDYLVRRLEGLGYTGRVAHIHGGMDYQEREAQVAFFRRPNREGGANLMVATDAAGEGINLQFCWLMVNYDLPWNPARLEQRMGRVHRYKQRHDPVLIFNLVAGKTREGRVLKTLLEKLEQIRRELGSDKVFDVIGLQFEGVSLKELILQAVVDEETEEAVRQVEGRLTPEQVRARLAQREKLLGTGGDIARHLPEEQAKLERETLRRLLPGYVRRFLEKSAPLLDIGLEGDPEGYFSFRPLKPGALDPLWPVLESYAPARWERLTVYKPPEGEPAIFLHPGEPLFDRYCSLVRARFAAGARRGGVFVDPYAERPYFFHVALVRVIRQADPALPEVFGREELVETRLVALRQDETGSIAECPVEHLMLLRGASTIPPAAIPLVSTLAAACEQAKNFVRERIAEAVAATHRQTLLGTLAEREDFIRRGYAYREAELAWRRARLAERAAAGEAAAKGELTRVKKQQRELADRMERSLAVLRREPELIVPGEARFVAHALVVPSYDPEDRARYDREIERIAVRVAWGYEESRGCAVRDVSAPELAVRAGLEAYPGFDLLSRHPGGEERAIEVKGRAGIGDIELSENEWGRACNLRHRYWLYVVYDCASAHPRLLRVQDPFGKLLARRQGGVVIGEQEIFEAAET; encoded by the coding sequence GTGCGATTCATCCCCCACGACTACCCAGACCGGATCCGGCGCCTACGGGCCAAGCTGGGTCTGAGCCAGAAGCGCCTGGCGGAACTTCTGGGCGTTTCCTTTGCGTCCGTCAACCGCTGGGAAAACGGGCAGGCCCGTCCCAACCGCCTGGCCTGGGCTCAGATCCTGCGCCTGGAAATGGAAGGTCTTGAGGGGTTACACAAACCGGCGCTCCCCGGCGGCAGCGGTCTACCAACCGACGCCGCGTTGGCCGCCGAAGACCGGGCCACCTACCGGCCGTCGGCCGCGCCGCCGGAGCCGATGCCGGGCCCGATGGACTTCTCCGCCCCGTCGGAAATCGTCCGCCTGGCCGTGGAGGCCGAGCGTCTGACCTACGGCCACCTTTTCAGCCCGGCCTTCGCCACCGAAACCTCCCGGATCGACCCTTTGCCGCACCAGCGCCTCGCCGTGTACGAACATATGCTCCCCCAGCCCAGGCTGCGGTTCTTGCTGGCCGACGATGCCGGGGCGGGCAAGACCATCATGACCGGTCTCTACATCCGCGAGATGCTCGCCCGGCGGCTGATCCGGCGCGTCCTGATCGTGCCTCCGGCGGGACTGGTGGGGAACTGGCAAAGGGAACTGCGCACCCTTTTCAGCCTTCCGTTTAAAATAGTGACCGGTGCCGAGGCGCGCGCCGGCAACCCCTTCACCGGGCCGGAGGGCGACCTGGTCATCGTCAGCCTGGACACGCTCGCCGGCCCGCCCACCTTCAGTCGGCTGGGCGAGCCCGGCGTGGAGCCCTACGATCTGGTCGTTTTCGATGAGGCCCATAAGCTTGCGGCCGACCGCAATCCGGATTTCACGGTGCGGAAGACCGACCGCTACCGCCTGGCCGAAGCCATCGCGGGGGCCTCGGACGACCCCGACTGGATGCTACCCTGGCGGTGCCACCACCTGCTCCTGCTCACCGCCACGCCCCACATGGGCAAGGACTTCCCCTACTTCTGCCTGTGGCGGCTGCTGGAACCGGAGATACTGCCTACCGTGGACGCCTTCAACGCCTACCCGGAACCGGCGCGGCGGCGCCATTTTCTCCGGCGGACCAAGGAAGAAATGGTGCGGTTCGACGGCACGCCGATTTACCCCAAGCGGGAATCCCGCACCTTGAGCTATGACCTGGGACCGGCCGAGCAGCAGCTCTACGAGGCGACCACCAGTTACATCCGCACCTATTATAGTCGCGCCCGCATCTTAAACCGTTCGGCCGCCCGCCTGGCCATGAGCATCTTCCAGCGCCGGCTGGCGAGTTCCACGTGGGCGCTGTTGCGGTCTCTGGAGCGGCGTCTGGAGAAACTGGACGGGCTGATCGAGGATATCCAGAGCGGCCGGCTTACGGAGGAGCAGCTCGCTGCCTACCAGCGGAAACTAGACAAGACGCCCGACGTCCTTGACCGCATGACCGCCGACGAAGAGGAACCCCAGGAAGGCCGCGAGCAGAACGAGGTAGCCGAGGACCAGGCCCTCACCGGGGTGGTTGCCACCTCGCTGGCCGAGCTGCAAGCGGAGCGGGGAGAGGTTTCCCACTTACTCGGCCTGGCGCGGCGGGTGCTGGCCTCCGGAGAGGAGTCCAAGTTCGAAAAACTGCGCGAGGTGGTGCAGGACGAGCGTTTCCAGGACGAAAAGATCCTGATCTTCACCGAGCACCGAGACACCCTCGATTACCTGGTTCGGCGCCTGGAAGGCCTGGGCTACACGGGAAGGGTGGCCCACATCCACGGCGGCATGGACTACCAGGAGCGCGAGGCGCAGGTGGCCTTCTTCCGGCGGCCGAACCGGGAAGGCGGCGCCAACCTCATGGTCGCCACCGATGCCGCCGGGGAAGGGATCAACCTCCAGTTCTGCTGGCTGATGGTGAATTACGACCTGCCGTGGAACCCGGCGCGGCTGGAGCAGCGCATGGGACGCGTCCACCGCTACAAGCAGAGGCACGACCCGGTGCTAATCTTCAACCTGGTGGCGGGGAAGACCCGGGAGGGCAGGGTGCTGAAAACGCTGCTGGAGAAGTTGGAGCAGATCCGCCGCGAACTCGGCTCGGATAAGGTTTTTGACGTTATCGGCCTGCAGTTCGAAGGGGTTTCGCTAAAAGAGTTGATTCTGCAGGCGGTGGTGGACGAAGAGACCGAGGAGGCCGTCCGACAGGTTGAGGGCCGCCTTACGCCGGAGCAGGTCAGGGCGCGGCTGGCGCAGCGGGAAAAGCTCCTCGGCACCGGCGGGGATATCGCCCGGCATCTGCCCGAAGAACAAGCCAAACTGGAGCGCGAGACCTTGCGGCGGCTGCTGCCGGGGTACGTCCGCCGCTTCCTCGAGAAGTCGGCTCCGCTCTTAGATATCGGCCTCGAGGGCGACCCGGAGGGCTATTTCTCCTTCCGGCCCCTCAAGCCGGGGGCGCTCGACCCCTTATGGCCGGTCCTGGAAAGTTACGCTCCCGCAAGGTGGGAGCGGCTGACCGTTTACAAGCCGCCGGAGGGCGAGCCGGCCATCTTCCTGCACCCCGGCGAACCGCTCTTTGACCGTTACTGTTCGCTGGTGCGCGCCCGGTTCGCGGCGGGGGCGCGGCGGGGCGGCGTCTTCGTGGATCCTTATGCGGAGCGCCCCTACTTCTTCCACGTGGCGCTCGTCAGGGTTATACGGCAGGCCGATCCGGCGCTGCCTGAGGTTTTCGGCCGGGAAGAACTGGTGGAGACGCGTTTGGTGGCGCTGCGGCAGGACGAGACCGGAAGCATCGCGGAGTGCCCGGTGGAACACCTCATGTTATTGCGCGGCGCGTCAACCATCCCTCCGGCGGCCATCCCGCTGGTTTCCACCCTCGCCGCGGCCTGCGAGCAGGCGAAGAACTTCGTTCGGGAGCGGATTGCCGAAGCCGTGGCCGCCACCCACAGGCAGACACTGCTCGGCACCCTGGCCGAACGGGAGGACTTCATCCGCCGGGGCTACGCTTACCGGGAAGCGGAACTCGCCTGGAGGCGGGCCCGCCTTGCCGAGCGGGCCGCGGCGGGCGAGGCGGCGGCCAAGGGGGAACTGACCAGGGTTAAGAAGCAGCAGCGGGAACTCGCCGACCGGATGGAGCGGTCCCTGGCGGTGCTGCGGCGGGAGCCGGAGCTGATCGTTCCCGGCGAGGCGCGATTTGTGGCCCACGCTCTGGTGGTGCCCTCTTACGATCCGGAAGACAGGGCGCGCTACGACCGGGAGATCGAGCGGATCGCCGTCCGGGTGGCCTGGGGCTACGAGGAGAGCCGCGGCTGTGCCGTCCGGGATGTTTCGGCTCCGGAACTGGCCGTGCGTGCCGGTCTGGAGGCCTACCCCGGTTTCGATCTTCTATCGCGCCACCCCGGCGGCGAGGAGCGGGCCATCGAGGTCAAGGGCCGGGCCGGCATCGGCGACATAGAGCTTTCGGAGAACGAGTGGGGCCGGGCCTGCAACCTGCGCCACCGCTACTGGCTCTACGTGGTCTACGACTGCGCCAGTGCCCACCCGCGCCTCCTGCGCGTGCAGGACCCCTTCGGCAAGCTCCTGGCGCGGCGCCAAGGCGGCGTGGTCATAGGCGAACAGGAAATTTTTGAGGCGGCGGAAACGTAG
- a CDS encoding Asp23/Gls24 family envelope stress response protein gives MGQNNAVGVAHNVETDLGSIRIADEVVAVVAGLAATEVPGVAGMSGGIAGGIAEMLGRKNLAKGVKVEVGEKEAAIDLFAVVHYGVRIPDVALEIQQKVKEAVERMTGLKVIEVNVHVQGVAFAPEEEEEETRRVR, from the coding sequence ATGGGCCAGAATAACGCGGTGGGGGTTGCTCACAACGTGGAGACGGATTTGGGCTCCATACGTATTGCCGACGAAGTGGTAGCGGTGGTGGCCGGCCTGGCGGCGACCGAGGTCCCGGGAGTTGCCGGCATGAGCGGGGGTATCGCCGGCGGAATCGCCGAGATGCTGGGCCGGAAGAACCTGGCCAAGGGCGTTAAGGTGGAGGTAGGAGAGAAAGAGGCGGCCATCGACCTTTTTGCGGTGGTGCACTACGGGGTACGCATCCCCGATGTGGCCCTGGAGATCCAGCAGAAGGTCAAGGAAGCGGTAGAGCGGATGACCGGGCTCAAGGTCATCGAGGTAAACGTGCACGTTCAGGGGGTGGCCTTTGCGCCCGAGGAAGAAGAGGAAGAAACCCGCCGCGTGCGCTAG
- the amaP gene encoding alkaline shock response membrane anchor protein AmaP: protein MGLFERAIAVLYTLVLALAAVILAATAAGWQDPVLYWNRLMASGQERWIVGVLALAVALVGLRALIGMLGTREPEQTLVQSTPAGEVYISLSALEHMVARTGRQVRGIREVRPRVRVTPTGVAVRVEAMVNPDVSVPQVTAELQEKVRRQIEELVGVQVLEVKVLVESVLRERTRVR, encoded by the coding sequence ATGGGACTCTTTGAGCGGGCAATCGCGGTGCTTTATACGCTGGTCCTGGCGCTGGCGGCGGTCATCCTGGCGGCCACGGCTGCAGGCTGGCAGGATCCGGTGCTCTACTGGAACCGGCTGATGGCTTCCGGCCAGGAACGCTGGATAGTCGGGGTGCTGGCGCTGGCCGTAGCCCTGGTCGGGCTGCGTGCCCTAATAGGAATGCTCGGTACCCGGGAACCGGAGCAGACGCTGGTGCAGAGTACCCCCGCCGGGGAGGTATACATCAGCCTTTCCGCCTTAGAGCACATGGTAGCCCGGACCGGCCGGCAGGTGCGGGGGATAAGGGAGGTCCGGCCCCGGGTCAGGGTCACACCGACTGGGGTGGCCGTCCGTGTAGAGGCCATGGTCAACCCGGACGTTTCAGTTCCTCAGGTCACGGCCGAGTTGCAGGAGAAGGTGCGGCGGCAGATAGAAGAGTTGGTCGGGGTGCAGGTGCTGGAAGTTAAGGTGCTGGTGGAAAGCGTGCTGCGTGAGCGCACGCGCGTTCGCTAG
- a CDS encoding DUF2273 domain-containing protein: MDWDYWRRHPGRVSGLAAGMLFGILTVALGFWEAVFVFFCAGVGYLLAWHLEPYGGLYGFLTHILRRR; encoded by the coding sequence GTGGACTGGGATTACTGGCGCCGCCACCCCGGCCGAGTGAGCGGGCTGGCGGCCGGAATGCTCTTCGGCATTCTTACCGTGGCGTTGGGATTCTGGGAAGCGGTTTTCGTGTTCTTCTGCGCCGGCGTAGGGTACCTTCTGGCCTGGCACCTTGAACCTTACGGCGGTCTGTACGGCTTTCTTACCCATATCTTGCGGCGGCGCTAG
- the nusB gene encoding transcription antitermination factor NusB translates to MSRRLARQKAFQVLFQIDVGRTEPELAWQQVLQGSRLAGDNLEYARSLVQGALDHLEEIDGLISRHSFDWRLERMGNVDRNVLRLGVYELLYCPDLPASVVINEAIELAKLYHDEEAGRFVNGILDAINKAHRSNE, encoded by the coding sequence TTGAGCAGACGACTGGCCCGGCAGAAAGCTTTTCAGGTTCTTTTCCAGATTGACGTGGGACGAACCGAACCCGAGCTGGCCTGGCAGCAGGTCCTTCAGGGGAGCAGGCTGGCGGGGGATAATCTCGAATACGCCCGTTCGCTGGTGCAGGGGGCCCTGGATCACCTGGAAGAGATAGACGGGCTGATCAGTCGGCACTCTTTCGACTGGCGGCTGGAACGCATGGGCAACGTGGATCGGAACGTGCTCCGCCTGGGAGTGTACGAGTTACTGTACTGTCCGGATCTGCCTGCCAGCGTGGTCATCAACGAGGCCATAGAATTGGCCAAGCTCTACCATGACGAGGAGGCGGGGCGCTTCGTAAACGGCATACTCGACGCAATAAACAAGGCCCACCGGTCCAACGAATAG
- the folD gene encoding bifunctional methylenetetrahydrofolate dehydrogenase/methenyltetrahydrofolate cyclohydrolase FolD produces the protein MAAQLIDGKKIAAEIRAEIRAEVEELRRRGLEPGLAVVLVGDNPASQIYVNNKHKACGELGIYSEVHHLPAETAQGELVGLIERLNSDPKIHGILVQLPLPEHINEKAVIDAISPAKDVDGFGPANVGNLVIGEDCFYPCTPHGILVMLDKIGVDPKGKRAVVVGRSNIVGKPVAMMLLHRHATVTICHSRTPDLAAECRQADILVVAVGRPRMISGDMVKEGAVVIDVGVNRLENGKVVGDVDFAGASEKAGWITPVPGGVGPMTITMLMKNTVEAAKRQWSRGS, from the coding sequence ATGGCCGCACAACTCATCGACGGCAAGAAGATCGCGGCGGAGATAAGGGCGGAAATCCGGGCGGAGGTGGAGGAACTCCGCCGCCGGGGGCTGGAGCCCGGGCTCGCAGTAGTGCTGGTGGGAGACAATCCCGCCTCCCAGATCTACGTCAACAACAAGCACAAAGCCTGCGGAGAGCTGGGCATCTACTCCGAGGTTCACCACCTGCCTGCCGAAACCGCCCAAGGGGAACTGGTGGGCCTTATCGAACGGCTTAATTCCGACCCCAAGATACACGGCATTTTGGTGCAGCTGCCGCTTCCGGAGCACATCAACGAGAAGGCGGTGATCGATGCCATCAGCCCCGCCAAGGACGTGGACGGCTTTGGTCCGGCCAACGTGGGCAACCTGGTAATCGGTGAGGACTGCTTCTATCCCTGCACGCCTCACGGGATACTGGTCATGCTGGACAAGATCGGCGTGGACCCCAAAGGCAAGCGGGCGGTAGTGGTGGGCCGCAGCAACATCGTGGGCAAACCCGTAGCCATGATGCTTCTGCACCGCCACGCTACCGTGACCATATGCCACAGCCGGACTCCGGACCTGGCCGCCGAGTGCCGGCAGGCAGACATTCTGGTGGTGGCGGTAGGCCGGCCGCGCATGATCAGCGGTGACATGGTGAAGGAAGGCGCGGTGGTGATCGACGTGGGGGTTAACCGCCTGGAAAACGGAAAGGTCGTGGGAGACGTGGACTTTGCCGGCGCCTCCGAGAAGGCAGGCTGGATTACCCCGGTTCCGGGAGGCGTGGGCCCCATGACCATCACCATGCTGATGAAGAATACGGTGGAGGCGGCCAAACGCCAGTGGAGCCGCGGGTCCTGA
- the xseA gene encoding exodeoxyribonuclease VII large subunit: MEPRVLTVSELTAYLRELLAGDPVLADVWVRGEINNFRHHSSGHMYFSLQDGGAVLRCVMFRAQNGRLSFRPANGLEVIARGYVAVYPRDGQYQLYVREMWPGALGSIFLSLQQLKEKLAKEGLFAEERKRPLPLLPRRVGVVTSRDGAALRDIISVIGRRCPAIQIVVAPVLVQGAGAPQSIARAIRLLNDYAAVDVLIVGRGGGSGEDLAAFNTEEVARAIYASRVPVVAAVGHEIDYTIADLVADRRAPTPSAAAEMVAPLRSELLRQLANLQARMEAACRRRLQAGAQRLELLSSRPCLARPHLHLDRFRQHLDECAAGLERGFTALLEGLDREVAVLAAKLDNLSPLSVLRRGYSVCRQEGRIVRRAGEVALASRVEVVLYQGRLVCRVEEKGEEGEQE; encoded by the coding sequence GTGGAGCCGCGGGTCCTGACCGTTTCCGAACTCACCGCCTACCTGCGGGAGCTGCTGGCCGGGGATCCGGTGCTGGCCGACGTTTGGGTACGAGGGGAGATAAACAACTTCCGCCACCATTCCTCCGGTCACATGTACTTCTCCCTCCAGGACGGGGGAGCGGTGCTGCGGTGCGTGATGTTCCGCGCCCAGAACGGGCGCCTTTCTTTTCGCCCGGCCAACGGCCTGGAGGTGATAGCCCGGGGCTACGTGGCCGTATACCCGCGGGACGGTCAATACCAGCTCTACGTCCGGGAGATGTGGCCGGGGGCGCTGGGCAGTATCTTCTTATCCCTGCAGCAGCTAAAGGAGAAGCTGGCCAAAGAGGGCCTGTTTGCCGAGGAGCGCAAGCGGCCGCTCCCGCTCCTTCCCCGGCGGGTGGGGGTGGTTACCTCTCGCGACGGTGCCGCCCTGCGGGATATAATCAGCGTGATCGGGCGCCGCTGCCCGGCGATACAGATCGTAGTGGCCCCGGTACTGGTTCAGGGAGCGGGGGCGCCCCAGAGTATTGCCCGGGCCATACGGCTTCTGAATGATTACGCAGCCGTCGACGTGCTTATTGTGGGGCGGGGCGGGGGTTCGGGAGAGGATCTGGCCGCCTTCAACACCGAGGAGGTGGCGCGGGCCATTTACGCTTCCCGCGTGCCGGTAGTGGCGGCGGTTGGCCACGAGATCGACTATACCATTGCCGACCTGGTGGCCGACCGGCGCGCGCCCACGCCCTCGGCGGCGGCGGAGATGGTGGCCCCCCTGCGTTCCGAACTCCTCCGCCAGCTGGCCAACCTTCAGGCCCGCATGGAGGCCGCCTGCCGGCGCCGGCTGCAGGCGGGTGCCCAGCGCCTGGAGCTCCTGTCCAGCCGGCCCTGCCTGGCGCGGCCCCACCTGCATTTGGACCGCTTCCGCCAGCACCTGGACGAGTGCGCGGCGGGGCTGGAGAGGGGTTTCACCGCCCTCCTGGAGGGCCTGGACCGGGAGGTGGCTGTCCTGGCGGCGAAGCTCGACAACCTCAGCCCCCTGTCCGTGTTGCGGCGGGGTTACAGCGTTTGCCGGCAGGAGGGGAGAATAGTCCGCCGGGCCGGGGAGGTGGCTTTGGCCAGCCGGGTAGAAGTGGTCCTTTACCAGGGCCGGCTGGTGTGCCGGGTAGAGGAGAAGGGTGAAGAGGGGGAGCAGGAGTAA
- the xseB gene encoding exodeoxyribonuclease VII small subunit, with protein MEASSLSFEEALKRLEAIVRRLEAGELSLEEALTGFEEGVQLVRFCRERLAAAEERLQWLVELANGTAECRPGEGEEPGPGL; from the coding sequence TTGGAGGCATCATCCCTGAGCTTTGAGGAGGCCCTCAAGCGTCTGGAGGCCATAGTGCGGCGGCTGGAAGCCGGAGAACTCTCTTTGGAGGAGGCCCTGACCGGCTTCGAGGAAGGCGTGCAGCTGGTGCGCTTCTGCCGGGAAAGGCTGGCCGCGGCGGAAGAGAGGCTGCAGTGGCTGGTGGAATTGGCCAACGGCACGGCCGAGTGCCGGCCCGGGGAAGGGGAGGAGCCGGGTCCCGGGCTCTAG
- a CDS encoding polyprenyl synthetase family protein, with protein MGLVGYLEDKRRLVDAALDRYLPAETVYPPRIHQAMRYSVFAGGKRLRPLLVLMAAEAAGGDEEKAVPAACAVEMVHTYSLIHDDLPAMDDDDLRRGRPTCHRAFDEATAILAGDALLTHAFWLLASELPRLGVPAATIVKVVEELAEAAGVRGLIAGQVVDLAAEGREVDEQELLYIHRHKTAALFVTSLRIGGRLGGAGEPELSALTAFGESLGLAFQIIDDILDVTGETSKLGKRPGSDVRREKATFPRLFGLEGARRRGEEATRQALSAIEPLGAGGRRLRELALYLLARDR; from the coding sequence TTGGGTCTGGTCGGCTATCTGGAGGACAAGCGCCGCCTGGTGGACGCCGCCCTGGATCGGTATCTGCCGGCGGAAACGGTCTACCCGCCGCGCATTCACCAGGCCATGCGCTACAGCGTGTTCGCCGGCGGCAAGCGTCTCCGGCCCCTGCTGGTGCTCATGGCCGCCGAGGCGGCCGGGGGCGATGAGGAGAAGGCCGTTCCCGCCGCCTGCGCGGTGGAAATGGTGCATACCTATTCTTTGATCCACGATGATCTGCCGGCCATGGACGATGATGACCTGCGCCGAGGAAGACCTACCTGTCACCGGGCGTTTGACGAGGCCACGGCGATCCTCGCGGGTGACGCGCTGTTGACGCATGCCTTCTGGCTCCTGGCGTCCGAGCTTCCCCGCCTGGGGGTTCCCGCGGCCACGATCGTAAAGGTAGTGGAGGAACTGGCGGAAGCGGCGGGCGTGCGGGGCCTTATTGCCGGACAGGTGGTGGACCTGGCGGCCGAGGGCCGCGAGGTGGACGAGCAGGAGTTGCTGTACATCCATCGCCACAAGACGGCAGCGCTGTTTGTGACCAGCCTGCGTATAGGAGGGCGGCTGGGCGGGGCGGGAGAGCCGGAGCTATCGGCGTTGACCGCCTTCGGAGAGAGCCTGGGGTTGGCATTTCAAATCATAGATGATATACTGGATGTGACGGGAGAGACCTCTAAGTTGGGTAAACGGCCCGGGTCGGATGTGCGACGGGAAAAGGCCACTTTTCCCCGACTCTTCGGCCTGGAAGGAGCCCGGCGCCGGGGCGAGGAGGCTACGCGGCAGGCGTTGTCGGCCATAGAGCCGCTGGGGGCGGGAGGGCGGCGATTGCGCGAACTCGCGCTGTACTTGCTGGCCCGCGACCGGTAG
- the dxs gene encoding 1-deoxy-D-xylulose-5-phosphate synthase, translating into MYLEQIDGPEDLKRLATEQLVHLAREIREELVRIVAANGGHLAPNLGVVELTLALHRVFDSPRDKIIWDVGHQCYVHKLVTGRRRQFASLRRYGGLSGFPKREESPHDPFNTGHSSTSISAALGLALARDLAGEDYEVVAVIGDGAMTAGMAYEALNHAGHLQTHLIVVLNDNERSIGHSVGAMAAYLGRLRASSTYARSKKRFEQLMRSWSPAGPKVLRAAERLKDSLKHLLVPGMVFEELGFTYLGPVDGHDLTALQEVLSWARKLEGPVLVHVLTKKGKGYQPAEENPDVFHGIGPFDAQSGRLQEKTPFPSYTAVFGRTLVRLAEQDSRVVAITAAMASGTGLEDFARRFPRRFFDVGIAEQHAVTLAAGLAAAGLKPVVAVYSTFLQRAYDQVVHDVCLQRLPVVLALDRAGLVGEDGETHQGTFDLAYLRHVPHLTVMVPKDEDELQHLLCTALQLDGPAALRYPRGRGRGVNLASEPWPLPVGRGEVLREGRHLVVLAVGPPVYEALAAAELLARKGIETTVINARFVKPLDREMIVRQVKRAGYLLTVEEHVLAGGFGSAVLELLAAEGVRPAAVRCLGIPDCFVGHGGPEQLRAELGLDARGIARAAEALLRSEYAAAKWVGTPRGRTRTGGRANQHCPETNWG; encoded by the coding sequence ATGTACCTAGAGCAGATAGACGGTCCCGAAGATCTAAAGCGGCTTGCTACCGAGCAGTTGGTGCATCTGGCTCGGGAAATCCGGGAGGAACTGGTGCGGATCGTGGCCGCCAACGGCGGCCACCTGGCTCCCAACCTGGGTGTGGTAGAGCTGACCCTGGCCCTGCACCGGGTTTTCGATTCCCCCCGGGATAAGATAATCTGGGACGTGGGCCACCAGTGCTACGTGCACAAACTGGTCACCGGCAGGCGCCGGCAGTTTGCCAGCCTCCGCCGCTACGGAGGGCTGTCAGGCTTCCCTAAACGGGAGGAGAGCCCCCACGATCCCTTCAATACCGGCCACAGTAGCACCTCCATTTCCGCCGCCCTGGGGCTGGCCCTGGCCCGGGACCTGGCGGGAGAAGATTACGAGGTGGTGGCGGTCATCGGGGATGGAGCCATGACTGCGGGAATGGCTTACGAGGCTCTGAACCACGCCGGCCACCTGCAAACCCACCTGATTGTGGTGCTTAACGATAACGAGCGCTCGATAGGGCACAGCGTGGGGGCGATGGCCGCCTACCTGGGTCGGCTGCGGGCCAGCAGCACCTATGCCCGGAGCAAGAAGCGGTTCGAACAGCTCATGCGCTCCTGGTCGCCGGCCGGCCCGAAGGTGCTGAGGGCGGCGGAGAGACTCAAGGATAGTCTGAAACACCTCCTGGTACCGGGAATGGTCTTCGAAGAATTGGGCTTCACCTATCTGGGCCCCGTGGACGGCCACGACCTCACCGCCCTACAGGAAGTCCTCTCGTGGGCGCGGAAGCTTGAAGGTCCGGTACTGGTACACGTCCTTACCAAGAAAGGCAAGGGGTATCAGCCGGCGGAGGAAAATCCGGACGTCTTCCACGGGATCGGACCGTTCGACGCGCAAAGCGGGCGGCTGCAGGAGAAGACCCCGTTTCCGTCCTACACCGCCGTATTCGGGCGGACGCTGGTGCGGCTGGCCGAGCAGGACTCCCGCGTGGTGGCCATCACCGCGGCCATGGCCAGCGGCACCGGACTGGAGGATTTTGCCCGCCGGTTTCCCCGAAGGTTCTTCGACGTGGGCATCGCCGAGCAGCACGCGGTCACTCTGGCCGCCGGTTTGGCTGCGGCCGGGCTAAAGCCGGTAGTGGCCGTTTACTCGACCTTTCTCCAGAGAGCCTACGATCAGGTAGTGCACGATGTCTGCCTGCAGCGGTTGCCGGTGGTGCTGGCCCTGGATCGGGCCGGGCTCGTCGGGGAGGACGGCGAGACCCACCAGGGGACCTTCGACCTGGCCTATCTGCGGCACGTACCTCACCTCACCGTCATGGTACCCAAGGACGAGGACGAATTGCAGCACCTGCTGTGTACTGCCTTGCAGCTCGATGGGCCGGCGGCCCTGCGTTATCCGCGGGGGCGAGGGCGGGGAGTGAATCTGGCTTCGGAACCCTGGCCGCTGCCGGTGGGCCGGGGAGAGGTGCTGCGGGAGGGCCGGCACCTGGTAGTCCTGGCGGTCGGCCCGCCGGTTTACGAGGCCCTGGCGGCGGCCGAGTTGCTGGCCAGGAAGGGCATAGAGACCACGGTGATCAACGCCCGCTTTGTCAAACCGCTGGACCGAGAAATGATCGTGAGGCAGGTGAAGCGAGCGGGATACCTGCTCACGGTGGAGGAGCACGTGCTGGCCGGGGGCTTCGGCAGTGCGGTGCTGGAGCTGTTGGCCGCAGAAGGAGTAAGACCTGCGGCGGTGCGCTGTCTGGGCATACCGGATTGTTTCGTGGGGCACGGGGGGCCGGAGCAACTGCGGGCGGAACTGGGCCTGGACGCCCGGGGAATCGCCCGGGCGGCGGAAGCTTTGCTGCGCTCGGAGTACGCCGCCGCCAAGTGGGTTGGGACACCCCGAGGGAGAACCAGGACTGGCGGGAGGGCAAACCAGCACTGCCCCGAGACAAACTGGGGATAA